In Uranotaenia lowii strain MFRU-FL chromosome 2, ASM2978415v1, whole genome shotgun sequence, one genomic interval encodes:
- the LOC129748128 gene encoding dynein axonemal assembly factor 6 produces the protein MSLLTVENIKQIQKLFNPDNEDSDSDQGEERPGTGANQLGPGSIGEPKRAKPKKKTLGDPEEHVKASSYAPLKETSNEEPKTLEEWEKQQEIECSNFLETRPRPEYKISYKQTLATEDLFLQMGGKTPSSCSCESMVVEVFLTGETVGIQHIDLAVEEQQIIVQSPKYYLKLALPHAIDPDKGNAAWLSDEKILKLTLKMVREFDYVNF, from the exons ATGTCGCTGCTGACTGTTGAAAATATTaagcaaatacaaaaattattcaacccGGACAACGAGGATAGTGATTCCGATCAGGGAGAAGAGCGTCCCGGGACTGGCGCCAATCAGTTGG GTCCTGGTAGCATTGGGGAGCCCAAGAGGGCAAAACCTAAGAAGAAGACTCTTGGAGACCCGGAAGAACATGTCAAAGCGAGTTCATATGCTCCCTTGAAAGAAACCTCCAATGAGGAACCAAAAACTTTGGAAGAGTGGGAAAAACAACAGGAAATCGAATGTTCCAACTTTCTCGAGACAAGACCCAGGCCTGAGTATAAAATCTCCTACAAACAGACGCTGGCCACCGAAGATTTGTTCCTGCAGATGGGTGGGAAAACTCCCAGCTCCTGTAGCTGCGAAAGTATGGTGGTCGAAGTTTTTCTGACCGGAGAAACCGTCGGTATTCAGCACATCGATCTGGCGGTCGAAGAGCAGCAAATCATAGTGCAATCGCCAAAGTACTACCTCAAGCTGGCACTGCCCCACGCAATTGATCCGGACAAGGGAAATGCCGCTTGGTTGTCGGATGAGAAGATCCTCAAGCTGACGTTGAAAATGGTGCGAGAATTCGACTATGTCAACTTCTAG